From Vreelandella neptunia, the proteins below share one genomic window:
- the oadA gene encoding sodium-extruding oxaloacetate decarboxylase subunit alpha: MNEQKRPLGITDVVLRDAHQSLFATRMRLDDMLPIAEKLDRVGYWSLETWGGATYDACIRYLGEDPWERIRALKEAMPNTPQAMLLRGQNLLGYRHYADDVVDKFVERAKTNGVDVFRVFDAMNDPRNLESAIQAVRNVEGHAQGTISYTVSPVHTLDSWVDLAKTIAGLGADSLAIKDMAGLLTPYTAFDLVTRLKKELSIPVHLHCHATTGLSTSTILKAVEAGIDNVDTSISSMSMTYGHSPTESVVAMLKDTGRDTGLDLDLLEDIAGYFREVRKKYAAFEGSLRGIDSRILIAQVPGGMLTNMEGQLKEQGAGDKLDDVLSEIPRVREDLGFIPLVTPTSQIVGTQAVMNVMMGERYKSISKEVQALLKGEYGAAPAPYNAELQKRVLEGGEPITCRPADNLSPEMDRLAAELKEKASAEGIRLAEGKREVDDVLTYALFPQIGLKFLKNRDNPDAFEPVPQAAAVNAEKPLAKVESKAPVASSGPETYTVKLNGKAFVVEVSEGGELGEVQEQTAATTSAPKEEVSAPTGESIDAPLAGNIFKVNVRPGDKVAEGDVVIILEAMKMETEVRASIAGTVSKVNVSEGDSVAVGDALIEL, from the coding sequence ATGAACGAACAAAAACGCCCACTAGGCATTACTGATGTCGTGCTGCGCGATGCCCATCAATCGCTATTTGCCACGCGAATGCGGTTGGACGATATGCTACCGATCGCCGAAAAGCTGGATCGCGTTGGCTACTGGTCGTTGGAAACTTGGGGTGGCGCCACTTACGACGCCTGTATCCGCTATTTGGGCGAAGATCCGTGGGAACGCATTCGTGCTTTGAAAGAAGCCATGCCCAATACGCCCCAGGCCATGCTGCTACGTGGACAGAACCTGCTGGGCTACCGTCACTACGCCGATGACGTTGTCGATAAGTTTGTCGAGCGGGCGAAAACCAATGGCGTTGATGTCTTCCGCGTTTTTGATGCGATGAATGATCCGCGCAATCTCGAAAGCGCCATCCAGGCAGTGCGTAACGTGGAAGGCCATGCCCAGGGCACTATCTCTTATACAGTGAGCCCGGTGCATACCCTGGATAGCTGGGTCGATCTGGCTAAAACCATTGCCGGTTTGGGCGCGGATTCATTGGCTATCAAGGATATGGCGGGGCTATTGACGCCCTACACGGCATTTGATTTGGTCACAAGGCTCAAGAAAGAACTATCGATACCGGTGCACCTACACTGCCACGCCACCACCGGTCTTTCTACGTCGACTATTTTGAAGGCGGTAGAAGCGGGTATCGATAACGTCGATACCTCGATCTCGTCCATGTCGATGACCTACGGTCACAGTCCCACCGAGTCAGTGGTCGCGATGTTGAAGGACACCGGTCGCGATACCGGCCTGGATCTTGACCTGCTGGAAGATATTGCCGGTTACTTCCGCGAAGTACGTAAGAAGTACGCCGCCTTTGAAGGCTCGCTGCGCGGTATTGATTCGCGCATCCTGATTGCTCAGGTGCCCGGCGGCATGCTGACCAATATGGAAGGCCAACTGAAAGAGCAGGGCGCGGGCGATAAGCTGGACGACGTGCTAAGCGAGATTCCCCGCGTGCGCGAAGATCTTGGCTTTATTCCGCTGGTGACGCCGACGTCGCAAATCGTCGGCACCCAGGCGGTAATGAATGTGATGATGGGGGAGCGCTACAAGTCGATCTCCAAGGAAGTCCAGGCGCTACTCAAAGGCGAATATGGCGCTGCCCCTGCCCCCTATAACGCCGAACTGCAGAAGCGCGTGCTAGAAGGCGGCGAGCCAATTACCTGTCGCCCGGCGGATAACCTCTCGCCAGAAATGGATAGACTGGCCGCCGAGTTGAAAGAGAAGGCCAGTGCTGAAGGCATTCGTTTGGCTGAAGGCAAGCGCGAAGTGGATGACGTTCTAACCTACGCGCTATTCCCGCAGATCGGCTTGAAATTCCTGAAAAATCGCGACAATCCAGACGCCTTTGAGCCTGTTCCCCAGGCCGCTGCAGTCAATGCTGAAAAGCCCCTCGCTAAGGTAGAGAGCAAGGCACCCGTGGCTAGCAGTGGCCCGGAAACCTACACCGTTAAGCTCAACGGTAAAGCCTTCGTGGTGGAAGTGTCTGAAGGTGGTGAACTGGGCGAAGTGCAGGAGCAAACGGCAGCCACTACTAGCGCCCCCAAAGAGGAAGTATCTGCACCCACTGGTGAGAGCATCGATGCGCCGCTGGCCGGTAATATCTTCAAGGTTAATGTACGCCCTGGCGATAAAGTCGCTGAAGGGGATGTGGTGATCATTCTTGAAGCGATGAAAATGGAAACCGAAGTGCGTGCCAGTATCGCAGGCACTGTGTCTAAGGTTAACGTCAGCGAGGGCGACAGCGTAGCCGTAGGTGATGCGCTGATCGAGCTCTAA
- a CDS encoding sodium ion-translocating decarboxylase subunit beta, with product MDKLVTLWEGSGLYNLELGQAMMIMVGLLLLYLAIYKKFEPLLLVPIGFGGILANIPEAGLAISALDQAIEVAKPAVLQQIAAALGATLDPLANAEAWRESLKAIAHDGVAPDQVRAARDIAVGVGYSDGMLYNFYKVAIGSGIAPLIIFMGVGAMTDFGPLLANPRTLFLGAAAQFGIFATLFGAVALTSMGIMDFSLNQAAAIGIIGGADGPTSIYVSSVLAPELLGAIAVAAYAYMALVPLIQPPIMRLLTTDKERQIKMTQLRPVSKLEKVVFPLMLLILVALFLPDAAPLLGMFCFGNLMRECGVVERLSDTAQNALINIVTIILGLSVGSKLMAESFLAFETLGILGLGIVAFGIGTAAGVLMAKLMNLVSKMPINPLIGAAGVSAVPMAARVANKVGLESNPHNFLLMHAMGPNVAGVIGSAVAAGVMIKYLG from the coding sequence ATGGATAAATTAGTAACGTTATGGGAAGGCTCTGGGCTGTATAACCTTGAGCTTGGCCAAGCCATGATGATTATGGTGGGGCTACTGCTGCTCTACCTGGCCATCTATAAGAAGTTTGAGCCGCTGCTGCTGGTGCCGATTGGCTTTGGTGGCATTCTGGCCAATATCCCAGAGGCGGGGCTAGCGATTTCAGCGCTCGATCAAGCGATTGAGGTGGCGAAGCCCGCGGTGCTACAGCAGATAGCGGCAGCGCTGGGCGCGACGTTGGATCCGCTAGCGAACGCGGAAGCCTGGCGTGAATCGTTAAAAGCGATTGCCCACGACGGCGTTGCACCGGATCAGGTGCGCGCCGCACGTGACATTGCCGTGGGCGTCGGCTATAGCGATGGCATGCTTTACAACTTCTATAAAGTAGCGATTGGCTCGGGTATTGCCCCGCTGATTATCTTTATGGGCGTGGGTGCCATGACCGACTTCGGCCCGCTGTTGGCCAATCCGCGCACGCTGTTTTTAGGTGCGGCCGCTCAGTTTGGTATTTTTGCCACGCTGTTTGGTGCCGTGGCGCTAACCTCGATGGGCATCATGGATTTTTCGCTCAATCAGGCCGCCGCCATTGGTATTATTGGCGGTGCCGATGGGCCGACCTCCATCTACGTCTCCAGCGTGCTGGCGCCGGAGCTGCTGGGTGCTATCGCGGTGGCTGCCTACGCCTATATGGCCTTGGTGCCGCTGATACAGCCGCCCATCATGCGTCTGCTGACCACCGACAAAGAACGTCAAATCAAGATGACCCAGCTGCGCCCTGTTTCCAAGCTGGAAAAAGTGGTCTTCCCGCTGATGCTGTTGATTTTGGTCGCGCTGTTTCTGCCCGATGCAGCACCGCTGCTGGGCATGTTCTGCTTCGGTAATCTGATGCGTGAGTGCGGCGTAGTCGAACGCTTGTCGGATACTGCGCAAAACGCCTTGATCAATATCGTGACGATTATTCTGGGGCTGTCGGTAGGCTCCAAGCTGATGGCCGAGAGCTTTCTGGCGTTTGAGACGCTGGGGATATTAGGTCTGGGCATTGTCGCCTTTGGTATCGGCACGGCTGCCGGAGTATTGATGGCCAAGTTGATGAACCTGGTGAGCAAAATGCCCATCAACCCATTGATCGGTGCCGCGGGCGTTTCCGCCGTGCCTATGGCGGCGCGGGTGGCGAATAAGGTGGGGCTGGAGTCCAACCCGCATAATTTCCTGCTGATGCACGCCATGGGCCCCAATGTGGCCGGTGTTATTGGGTCGGCAGTCGCAGCCGGGGTAATGATTAAATACCTGGGTTAA
- a CDS encoding IMPACT family protein produces MRYRVPELPTGSWHTADIEVEKSQFITWICHAPDINAFTNLLNAAKTAHPNASHHCTAYIAGPPGEQNLIGFSDDGEPGGTAGRPMYQVLQGSQLGQIGCVVIRYFGGTKLGTGGLARAYAQAVSHALETLATREVVERDTYTLRLTFANEAIARGWCEEHDIPIEQADYDGDGVRLTIGWPRDCPLDLAPLENRLKSAIDILTH; encoded by the coding sequence ATGCGCTATCGGGTTCCCGAGCTACCCACAGGGTCATGGCATACGGCTGACATTGAAGTAGAAAAGAGCCAATTTATCACCTGGATCTGCCACGCTCCCGATATTAACGCATTCACTAATCTGCTGAATGCGGCAAAAACCGCGCACCCTAATGCCAGCCACCACTGCACTGCCTACATTGCCGGGCCACCCGGCGAGCAAAACCTGATTGGCTTTTCCGATGATGGCGAGCCTGGCGGCACCGCTGGCCGCCCCATGTATCAGGTACTCCAGGGGAGCCAACTGGGCCAGATCGGCTGTGTGGTCATTCGTTATTTTGGCGGCACCAAGCTCGGCACCGGCGGCTTAGCCCGCGCCTACGCTCAGGCAGTTAGCCATGCCCTTGAGACACTTGCTACCCGGGAAGTGGTTGAGCGCGACACCTACACTCTGCGCCTTACCTTTGCCAATGAAGCGATTGCCCGCGGCTGGTGCGAAGAGCACGACATCCCTATTGAGCAAGCCGACTACGATGGTGATGGCGTTCGCCTGACCATAGGCTGGCCAAGGGACTGTCCGCTTGATCTTGCCCCGTTAGAAAACCGCCTGAAGAGCGCTATCGACATTCTCACCCACTAG
- a CDS encoding LexA family protein, whose translation MTLSMAAPTATFGRRQPAPRPYAMAPSVTRRNTYALKVRGNALCDCNLFDGDVIIIRRYQHDTQTETAVAEINQQTIALRQLTISRFGVELWPEDTLQPALFLHNRDIQVLGMVMGVKSETTFTEH comes from the coding sequence ATGACCCTATCGATGGCAGCACCTACCGCTACGTTCGGCCGTAGACAACCTGCACCGCGCCCATACGCGATGGCACCTAGCGTTACCCGACGCAACACCTATGCACTCAAAGTGCGTGGCAATGCACTGTGTGATTGCAACTTGTTCGATGGCGATGTCATTATTATCCGGCGATATCAACACGATACCCAGACAGAAACTGCCGTTGCCGAAATAAACCAGCAAACAATCGCCTTGAGACAGCTCACTATCAGCCGCTTTGGCGTGGAGCTATGGCCAGAAGATACTTTGCAGCCAGCGCTATTTTTGCACAACCGGGATATTCAGGTACTCGGCATGGTAATGGGTGTGAAAAGTGAGACTACCTTCACGGAGCATTAA
- the ccmA gene encoding cytochrome c biogenesis heme-transporting ATPase CcmA has protein sequence MSLCLQARQLACERDDRWLFQGLDLDIRSGEIVRIEGPNGSGKTSLLKILSGQLSDYQGELFWNGAAMNEAREHFLANLLYLGHAPGIKSGLSPLENLAWYQALSGENSNEEQRLDALEGVGLAGFEDVPSGQLSAGQQRRVALARLTLTPRALWVLDEPFTAIDRHGVADLEKQLVAHAQAGGCVLVTTHHELTASPLLRRISLG, from the coding sequence TTGAGCCTGTGTCTACAAGCCCGACAGCTTGCCTGTGAACGCGACGATCGTTGGCTGTTTCAAGGGTTGGATCTTGATATTCGCAGTGGTGAAATTGTGCGTATTGAGGGCCCCAATGGCAGTGGTAAAACCAGCCTGCTAAAAATTCTCTCCGGGCAGCTCAGCGACTATCAGGGCGAGCTGTTCTGGAATGGCGCTGCGATGAACGAGGCGCGTGAACATTTTCTGGCAAATTTGCTCTATTTAGGACACGCCCCAGGCATTAAGTCAGGGCTTTCCCCGTTAGAAAATTTAGCCTGGTATCAGGCGTTGAGCGGGGAGAACAGTAATGAAGAGCAGCGCCTGGATGCCCTTGAAGGGGTTGGTTTGGCAGGCTTTGAAGACGTGCCCTCCGGGCAACTCTCGGCAGGTCAGCAGCGCCGTGTAGCGCTGGCGCGCTTAACGTTAACACCGCGCGCCCTATGGGTACTGGATGAACCCTTTACCGCGATAGATCGACACGGCGTCGCTGATCTAGAGAAACAGCTGGTTGCCCATGCTCAGGCAGGGGGCTGCGTGCTGGTAACGACACACCACGAGTTAACCGCTTCACCGTTGCTCAGACGGATATCCCTAGGGTAG
- the ccmB gene encoding heme exporter protein CcmB, whose product MTAVKATLVRDLTLLLRRRGEVLNPLVFFALVITLFPIAISPDPELLAVIAPGLLWVAALLAALLSLDSLFRSDYDDGSLEQLLLAPQSLVALSLAKVAVHWLLTGLPLALMAPILGIMLALPAGSYAVLALSLALGTASLSLIGAIGAALTVGLARGGVLLSLLVLPLYIPVLIFGAGAVQAAIFGEGVSAHLAILGALLAASLMLAPWAIAASLRISING is encoded by the coding sequence ATGACCGCAGTGAAGGCCACGCTCGTGCGTGACTTAACGCTATTGCTAAGACGCCGTGGCGAAGTGCTCAACCCGCTGGTGTTTTTTGCCCTGGTGATCACGCTGTTCCCGATCGCTATTTCGCCCGACCCTGAGCTGTTAGCGGTGATTGCTCCAGGTTTGCTGTGGGTCGCAGCTTTGTTAGCCGCGCTGCTTTCACTGGATAGCCTGTTTCGTAGCGATTATGACGATGGCAGTTTGGAGCAACTGCTATTGGCGCCGCAGTCGTTAGTCGCGCTAAGTTTGGCCAAAGTGGCCGTGCACTGGCTGCTCACGGGTCTACCGTTGGCGCTGATGGCGCCGATATTGGGTATTATGCTGGCGCTGCCGGCGGGCAGCTACGCCGTGCTGGCGCTGTCGCTTGCACTGGGTACGGCAAGCTTGAGTTTGATTGGTGCCATCGGTGCAGCGCTAACCGTTGGCCTGGCACGGGGCGGAGTGCTGCTCTCGCTACTGGTGCTACCGCTGTACATCCCGGTACTTATTTTTGGCGCAGGTGCGGTGCAGGCGGCCATTTTCGGAGAGGGTGTCTCCGCACACCTGGCTATCCTGGGCGCGCTGCTCGCCGCCTCACTCATGTTGGCGCCGTGGGCGATTGCCGCATCGCTGCGTATCAGTATTAACGGTTAA
- a CDS encoding heme ABC transporter permease has translation MWAFIHKLGSPKWFYGISAKLQPWFWSAAALLIVTGSLWGLAFAPADYQQGNSFRIIYVHVPAAFLAQSIFIAMAVSGLVFMVWKIKIADMAAAVMAPLGAAMTFVALFSGAVWGVPTWGTWWMWDARLTSMLILLFLYLGVIALRGAFTSRDSASRAASVLAMVGVINIPIIKYSVDWWYTLHQPASFTLTSRPAMPTEMWLPLVIMVLGFYCFFIALTLMRTRSEILRREANKRWVQELVTGQVVKVPAEEIR, from the coding sequence ATGTGGGCCTTTATACATAAGCTGGGATCACCCAAGTGGTTCTACGGCATTAGTGCCAAATTACAGCCCTGGTTTTGGAGCGCGGCGGCGCTGTTGATCGTCACTGGCTCGCTGTGGGGGTTGGCGTTTGCCCCTGCAGATTACCAGCAGGGTAATAGCTTCCGAATTATTTACGTCCATGTGCCAGCGGCTTTTTTGGCTCAGTCTATTTTTATTGCCATGGCGGTTTCCGGCCTGGTGTTTATGGTCTGGAAAATCAAAATTGCCGATATGGCTGCGGCGGTGATGGCGCCTCTTGGCGCGGCCATGACCTTTGTCGCGCTATTTTCCGGCGCCGTATGGGGCGTGCCCACTTGGGGAACCTGGTGGATGTGGGATGCACGACTGACGTCAATGCTGATTCTGCTGTTTTTGTACTTGGGTGTCATTGCGCTGCGTGGGGCTTTTACCAGCCGCGATAGCGCCTCACGGGCAGCCTCGGTGCTGGCCATGGTGGGTGTGATCAATATTCCCATCATCAAATACTCGGTGGACTGGTGGTACACCCTGCACCAGCCCGCTTCGTTTACGCTGACCTCGCGCCCGGCCATGCCTACTGAAATGTGGCTGCCTCTGGTCATTATGGTGCTGGGTTTCTACTGCTTTTTCATTGCCTTAACGCTAATGCGCACACGCAGTGAAATTTTGCGCCGCGAAGCTAACAAACGCTGGGTACAGGAACTGGTGACCGGCCAAGTGGTGAAAGTACCGGCAGAGGAGATCCGCTAA
- the ccmD gene encoding heme exporter protein CcmD — translation MAFDSFSEFLAMGGHAPYVWSAWGVTALLLLVTVWHARAEQRQLIKGLKRRARRANSARGNAQ, via the coding sequence ATGGCATTTGACTCATTTTCCGAATTTCTCGCCATGGGTGGTCACGCGCCTTATGTATGGTCTGCCTGGGGCGTGACTGCGCTACTGCTGCTCGTCACCGTATGGCATGCGCGTGCTGAACAGCGCCAACTGATCAAAGGCTTGAAACGCCGTGCAAGACGCGCAAATAGCGCAAGGGGGAACGCCCAATGA
- the ccmE gene encoding cytochrome c maturation protein CcmE: MTPKRKQKLFIILGLVSLAAIAVGLTLYALRANINLFFSPVQIAQGDAPMERQIRAGGMVKEGSVSRDPESLDVEFVVTDYVDDLEVYYSGILPDLFREGQGVVVVGELQADGRLYADKVLARHDENYMPPEVAQALEEAGYSPADYQAKAAEVGKRLDEEGVPQASEY; the protein is encoded by the coding sequence ATGACGCCTAAACGTAAACAGAAACTCTTTATTATTCTGGGGCTTGTGTCGCTGGCCGCGATCGCTGTGGGGCTGACCTTGTACGCGCTGCGCGCTAACATCAATTTGTTTTTTAGCCCGGTACAGATCGCCCAGGGTGACGCGCCAATGGAGCGGCAGATTCGCGCCGGTGGCATGGTGAAAGAGGGCTCGGTCTCCCGTGACCCCGAAAGCCTGGACGTCGAGTTTGTCGTCACCGATTACGTCGATGACCTGGAGGTCTACTACAGCGGCATCTTGCCCGACCTGTTCCGCGAAGGCCAAGGCGTGGTGGTAGTTGGTGAGCTTCAGGCCGATGGGCGTCTGTACGCCGATAAGGTGCTTGCGCGCCACGACGAGAACTATATGCCCCCTGAAGTCGCCCAGGCGCTTGAAGAGGCAGGCTATTCGCCAGCCGACTATCAGGCCAAAGCTGCCGAGGTGGGTAAACGCCTGGACGAAGAAGGCGTACCCCAAGCAAGTGAATACTAG